The Lachnospiraceae bacterium KM106-2 nucleotide sequence GTATTTTGTATGCCAAGCGGGATCCATTACAAAGTCAGAACTGTATGGAAGAGTTTGCGCGTCAATTTCACTGTGGGCTTAGGGTCGAAGAGAATTGCGAGCATGGATTTGCAAATGGAAATGAAGTAGAGATTGAAAAACAGTGGTTAGAGGATCAAATAAAGTAAAATAATATTTACGTTCTAAAGAGACATCTATATGGTGTCTCTTATTTTTTATAATTTATGCGAATAACGAACCAAAGTCTGTTTCTTCTCGTTGACAAAAGGTAAAATATAGTACATGATACAAGAAAGGGGGGAGAGAGGTTATGTATAAGAAGTCACTTAAACTCTTATTTGGGATCTTTACCGCAATTGGAACAGCAATGGTCATCTTAGGCGTGGTATTGTATTTTGTATTTGGATCAGCAGCAGGACAGTTAAAGGACTCCTTTGGATCTGATATCGGTGTAAATGTGAACCTATTTATGTTGCTTGTTACCGGTGGGATCGGAGTTATCTTTCTACTGATCGGAGTAATTGGTCTGATGGTTACAAATAAGAAAGAAAAGATGAAAAGAAAGTTAAAAGAAACAGGAAGGGCAATTTACGCAAGTATTCTAACGGTTGAACAAAATCGTAATATCATTATCAATGGAAGATGCCCTTATCAAATCATCGCTCAGTATGTGGATGAATCTACAAAAACCATCTATCAGTATAAGAGTGAGTACATAAGCGAGTATCCTTCTTATGCCAAAGAAGGGGAAAACGTACGGATTTATATCGATCCCGAGAATAAGAAAAAGTACTTTATGGATGTAGAGAGCCTGTCCCAAATGACGGGATATAAGGTAGAAAAACTATAACCGATAGTCTTTTATTATTTACTGCTAAGCAGCAGTGTAAGGTAGGGAGGAATCAGTATGGGAAAAAAGAAACGAGAACATATTTTATTTGACGAAATGAGAAAGACGAAGAAGAGTATTCCTTTTACCAAAGTAAATGGGAAGAATCAGCAATCGACAATTCATAGGAAGATCATTAATAAATAATGATCATGAATACATAAGAAGGGGAGATAAGAAAGTGAACCAAAACCATCATAACAAAAGACACCCATGGAAACTATTATTGCTGGAGCTAGTGATCATAATTATATTATTTCTGCCGATCGCCTATGGAATTAATGGTAGTATAGGTATGACGTCAAGACTTCTTGACAATACCACACCGGATGATTATGTGCGTGGGTGGTTTGTGATCCCGGCTATCTTTGGTGATCTGATCATGGGAATTGGCTTTCTGATAATTGTCGGAATGGGAATTGTCTATTTTGCGGTGATCGCTCTTGTAATCGGATTTCATAGTGTTGTTGCTAGTGCAAATAAAGAAAACAAGTTGTCACTTTTTCTTGTATCTATTGCACCGCAGGGAATATTCTCAATTTTTATCATGGGAAAGATCAGTTTATTTGCAATACGATCCGGTGGATGGTGCGTACTTTTTTATATGGTTCCTGTAATCATACTTTTTATAGATACCATGATTCATGTTTGGGATTATAAGCGGGATCATAAATAAATAGATTGGAGTACAATAAATATGAAGACTTTAATTATGTATTATACTTTTGGTGGAAGCTCAAAAAAGGAAGCAGAGAAATTAGCATCAGAAAATGAGAAATCCGTCCTTTGTCAGGTAACAGAGGTAAAGAAAAAGAATATTTTTACCGCTTTCTTTTCCGGGTGTCCGAATGCAATGAAAAGAAAAGCTTCTAAGATAAACAACTTATCACAGGATCCGGAGAAATTTGATCGAATTATATTGGTCGCACCTATTTGGGCGGGATATCCAGTGCCGGCATTTAATGCAATGGTAGAGTTACTCCCAGAAGGGAAAGAGGTATCCGTTTATCTATGTTCTGGTGGTGGAGAAGCTCCAAAAAGTAAAGAAGGGACTTGTAAACTGATCACAGATCGTAACTGTAAACTACTTGCTTATCATGATGTGAAAACAGGTAAATAGTACTAATGCATGAAAGC carries:
- a CDS encoding flavodoxin, which translates into the protein MKTLIMYYTFGGSSKKEAEKLASENEKSVLCQVTEVKKKNIFTAFFSGCPNAMKRKASKINNLSQDPEKFDRIILVAPIWAGYPVPAFNAMVELLPEGKEVSVYLCSGGGEAPKSKEGTCKLITDRNCKLLAYHDVKTGK